A single Micromonospora luteifusca DNA region contains:
- the tsaA gene encoding tRNA (N6-threonylcarbamoyladenosine(37)-N6)-methyltransferase TrmO — translation MVETASDGAYVLHPVGRVTSPLTDAGSAPRQGDEGAPAAWLVFDPQVEQALRDLRIGAELLVLTWLDRARRDVLAVHPRGDVSRPETGVFSTRSPHRPNPIGLHRVRVLAVDGLRVEVADLEALDGTPILDVKPVLGAADER, via the coding sequence GTGGTCGAGACAGCGAGTGACGGCGCGTACGTGCTGCATCCGGTGGGGCGGGTCACCTCGCCGCTGACCGATGCGGGGAGCGCGCCCCGACAGGGCGACGAAGGTGCGCCGGCGGCGTGGTTGGTCTTCGACCCTCAGGTCGAACAGGCGCTGCGCGACCTGCGGATCGGCGCCGAGCTGCTGGTGCTGACCTGGTTGGACCGCGCCCGGCGCGACGTGCTGGCGGTGCACCCCCGCGGCGACGTGAGCCGTCCGGAGACAGGGGTGTTCAGCACCCGGTCCCCGCACCGGCCCAACCCGATCGGGCTGCACCGGGTGCGGGTCCTTGCCGTGGACGGGCTCCGCGTCGAGGTGGCCGACCTGGAGGCGCTGGACGGCACCCCGATCCTGGACGTCAAACCGGTGCTGGGCGCGGCC